One Pseudomonas sp. C27(2019) DNA window includes the following coding sequences:
- the pyrC gene encoding dihydroorotase, with protein sequence MIDRLTLLRPDDWHIHLRDGAVLKNTVADAARYFGRAIIMPNLVPPVRNTMQAQQYRERILSARPSQSVFEPLMVIYLTDHTSAEDIKEAKASGFIHAAKLYPAGATTNSDSGVTNIEAIYPALEAMSEVGMPLLVHGEVTRSDVDIFDREKRFIDEQLVGLVGRFPALKVVLEHITTADAAQFVTAASDKVAATITAHHLLYNRNHMLAGGIRPHFYCLPILKRNTHQDILLDAATSGSSKFFLGTDSAPHAQNAKEIACGCAGCYTAYAAIELYAEAFEQRNALDKLEAFASHFGADFYGLPRNQDSITLVREPWTAPSSLEFADQQLVPLRAGETINWRVLGAQT encoded by the coding sequence ATGATTGACCGTCTTACCTTGCTGCGGCCCGATGATTGGCATATTCATTTGCGCGATGGCGCGGTTTTAAAAAACACAGTTGCCGATGCAGCGCGCTACTTTGGCCGCGCGATTATTATGCCCAATCTAGTTCCGCCGGTGCGCAACACCATGCAGGCGCAGCAGTACCGTGAGCGCATTTTAAGTGCCCGTCCCAGCCAGAGTGTATTTGAGCCATTAATGGTCATTTACCTCACCGACCATACCTCTGCTGAGGATATTAAAGAGGCCAAAGCCAGTGGTTTTATCCACGCGGCCAAACTCTACCCGGCGGGCGCAACCACCAACTCAGATTCCGGCGTAACAAACATAGAAGCCATTTACCCAGCACTTGAAGCCATGAGCGAGGTTGGCATGCCGCTATTGGTGCACGGTGAAGTGACGCGCAGCGATGTTGATATTTTTGACCGTGAAAAGCGCTTTATTGATGAGCAACTGGTGGGCTTGGTCGGTCGCTTCCCTGCTTTAAAGGTTGTGCTTGAGCACATTACCACCGCCGATGCCGCGCAGTTTGTCACGGCAGCCAGTGACAAGGTGGCAGCAACTATTACCGCCCATCATTTGCTGTATAACCGCAACCATATGCTGGCTGGCGGTATTCGTCCGCATTTTTACTGCTTGCCGATTTTGAAGCGCAACACCCATCAAGATATTTTGCTCGATGCAGCCACCAGCGGTTCGTCTAAATTCTTCTTAGGCACCGACTCTGCCCCACATGCGCAAAATGCTAAAGAAATCGCCTGCGGCTGTGCCGGTTGCTATACCGCCTATGCTGCCATTGAGTTGTATGCTGAAGCTTTTGAGCAGCGTAACGCTCTGGATAAACTTGAAGCCTTTGCCAGCCATTTTGGCGCAGACTTCTATGGCTTACCACGCAACCAAGACAGCATCACTCTGGTGCGCGAGCCTTGGACTGCTCCATCCTCTTTAGAGTTTGCTGATCAACAGTTGGTGCCTTTGCGTGCCGGTGAAACGATAAACTGGCGCGTATTAGGAGCTCAAACATGA
- a CDS encoding OmpA family protein, which yields MRLAVFSILAGLVTTPALALTFQTPLESVQWVVAGDRFECRLTQRVKGFGQGEFVRRAGESPVFKMQSQERWLGRGSATLLAAAAPWRTGVNDINLGPVVVAHTGDTLQSSQVQAGRLLAALIEGRGPMIRHRTSEGDALEVRLLPAHFADAYQRYLTCTADLLPYNFEQLKQTRIAFADTNMVLSESAKGRLDSIVEFIKEDPTVNQIELDGHSDSWGNRLSNRDISRRRALTVKAYLVEQGIAEEQIIVRFHGERYPLKPNNSAANRALNRRVNVALSRVANAELNAANEQDND from the coding sequence ATGCGCTTAGCTGTGTTTTCAATTTTGGCAGGTCTGGTGACAACACCCGCGCTAGCGCTGACTTTTCAAACACCTTTAGAAAGTGTGCAATGGGTTGTTGCTGGCGATCGCTTTGAATGCCGCTTGACACAGCGTGTTAAGGGCTTTGGGCAGGGTGAGTTTGTGCGCCGTGCCGGTGAAAGCCCTGTGTTCAAAATGCAGTCACAAGAACGCTGGCTCGGACGCGGTTCAGCGACCTTGCTGGCGGCGGCAGCGCCATGGCGAACAGGTGTGAACGATATCAATTTAGGCCCTGTTGTTGTAGCACATACGGGGGATACACTGCAGTCTTCGCAAGTCCAGGCAGGGCGATTGTTGGCCGCCTTAATTGAAGGGCGAGGACCAATGATTCGTCATCGCACCAGCGAAGGTGACGCCCTTGAAGTACGTCTGCTACCCGCGCATTTTGCTGATGCGTATCAGCGTTATTTAACCTGCACAGCAGACCTATTACCTTATAATTTTGAGCAGCTCAAGCAGACTCGTATTGCTTTCGCTGATACCAACATGGTTCTCAGTGAATCTGCTAAAGGCCGTCTCGACTCAATTGTAGAGTTTATAAAAGAAGATCCGACGGTCAATCAAATTGAACTCGATGGCCACTCAGACAGCTGGGGTAATCGCTTGAGTAATCGTGATATCTCGCGCCGTCGTGCACTGACCGTTAAAGCCTATCTGGTAGAGCAGGGCATAGCTGAAGAACAGATTATTGTACGCTTTCATGGTGAGCGTTATCCGTTAAAGCCCAACAATAGCGCAGCCAACCGCGCACTGAATCGCCGTGTCAATGTCGCCTTATCGCGGGTAGCAAATGCTGAACTTAATGCAGCCAATGAGCAGGACAATGATTAA
- a CDS encoding sodium:alanine symporter family protein, which yields MQTFNTIVSTINDLVWGPPMLIAILGSGLFLMLSLKFMPICNIKRGFLEIWQGRAKGDASTGQISPFAALMTTLAATVGTGNIAGVATAIVLGGPGALFWMWCTALVGMATKYCEVVLAVHFREKNGQNHFVGGPMYAIKNGLGRKWAWLGACFALFGGLASFGIGNMVQVNSMAASLTVSFAIPAWLSGLCIMALVGLVILGGIQRIGAVAQTLVPFMCLAYVLAAAFVLIVNYAAIPAALLLILDSAFNGHAAVGGFAGAAMIAAMRFGVARGVFSNEAGLGSAGIAQAAGTSKDPVTSGLIGMMGTFIDTLIVCSMTGLAIICSGVWSNGLSGAALSSAAFESAMPGTGNYLLTIALVIFAFTTILGWSYYGERCWEFLFGARAILPYRLIWVAVIPLGAISQLNTVWLLADTLNGLMALPNLVSLLVLSPVVIKLTKDHFAQH from the coding sequence ATGCAAACATTCAACACAATTGTCAGCACCATCAATGACTTGGTATGGGGCCCGCCCATGCTGATTGCTATTTTAGGCAGTGGCCTGTTCTTAATGCTGTCATTAAAATTTATGCCCATCTGCAATATTAAGCGTGGCTTCTTAGAAATTTGGCAGGGCCGCGCCAAGGGTGATGCTAGCACTGGGCAAATCAGCCCATTTGCCGCCCTCATGACCACGCTCGCCGCTACCGTAGGTACCGGTAATATTGCAGGCGTCGCCACTGCGATTGTTTTAGGTGGCCCTGGTGCTCTGTTTTGGATGTGGTGCACAGCACTAGTAGGCATGGCTACCAAGTATTGTGAAGTGGTATTGGCGGTGCATTTTCGTGAAAAAAACGGGCAAAACCATTTTGTTGGCGGGCCCATGTACGCGATTAAGAACGGCCTTGGCCGCAAATGGGCTTGGCTTGGCGCCTGTTTTGCGCTGTTTGGTGGACTAGCCAGCTTTGGTATTGGCAATATGGTGCAAGTCAACAGCATGGCGGCCAGCCTTACTGTTTCTTTTGCCATCCCTGCTTGGCTCAGCGGTCTTTGCATTATGGCCTTGGTAGGCTTGGTGATTTTAGGCGGTATTCAACGTATTGGCGCGGTTGCACAAACCTTAGTGCCCTTTATGTGTTTGGCCTATGTTCTAGCAGCAGCCTTCGTATTGATCGTCAACTATGCAGCCATCCCAGCGGCACTGCTATTGATCCTTGATTCCGCATTTAACGGCCATGCGGCAGTGGGTGGTTTTGCCGGTGCAGCGATGATTGCAGCGATGCGCTTTGGTGTGGCGCGCGGCGTTTTTTCTAATGAGGCAGGTTTAGGTAGCGCCGGTATTGCTCAAGCTGCAGGCACCAGCAAAGACCCTGTTACCTCTGGCTTAATTGGTATGATGGGTACCTTTATTGACACGCTGATTGTTTGCAGCATGACTGGTCTGGCAATTATTTGCTCAGGTGTATGGAGCAACGGTCTAAGCGGTGCAGCACTCTCCTCTGCTGCGTTTGAATCCGCCATGCCTGGCACAGGCAACTATTTATTGACCATCGCATTGGTTATCTTTGCTTTTACCACAATTTTGGGTTGGAGTTATTATGGTGAACGCTGCTGGGAGTTTTTATTTGGTGCACGCGCCATTTTACCCTACCGTCTAATCTGGGTTGCCGTTATACCGCTGGGCGCAATCTCTCAGCTCAACACAGTATGGCTACTGGCAGATACCCTCAACGGCTTAATGGCGCTGCCTAACTTAGTTTCGCTACTGGTGCTCAGCCCAGTGGTGATCAAGCTCACAAAAGATCATTTTGCTCAACACTAA
- a CDS encoding 3-phosphoglycerate kinase has protein sequence MRKLTLLLALMFPVAVLAFPFDVEKTLNGAQIAVDTLALSDNLASASLSNYGQRDAVCKVRFRNGPEAPRTRKTRVRAGETAHVTARFNSTVIRMRVNVECKQD, from the coding sequence ATGAGAAAACTTACATTACTGCTGGCGCTGATGTTTCCAGTCGCAGTACTTGCATTTCCATTTGATGTTGAAAAAACGCTCAATGGTGCGCAAATTGCCGTTGATACCTTGGCTTTAAGTGATAATTTAGCTTCGGCTTCTTTAAGCAACTACGGCCAGCGTGATGCCGTATGCAAAGTGCGCTTTCGTAACGGCCCTGAAGCACCACGCACTCGAAAAACACGCGTGCGCGCCGGTGAAACTGCGCATGTGACCGCACGCTTTAATTCAACAGTGATTCGAATGCGGGTCAATGTTGAATGCAAGCAGGATTAA
- a CDS encoding YcgN family cysteine cluster protein — protein MAAIVEAFWKRKSLAELDQEEWESLCDGCGLCCLQKLEDEDDGAVYYTNIACKLLDLDTARCSNYANRKTFVPDCIQLTADQAGAFKWLPSTCAYRLVSEGKDLFVWHHLVCGNRDAVHTERISQLGRMVSELEVAQEDWEKHLIFRSG, from the coding sequence ATGGCGGCAATTGTTGAAGCGTTTTGGAAGCGTAAAAGCTTAGCAGAGCTGGATCAGGAAGAATGGGAATCGTTGTGTGACGGCTGTGGTTTGTGCTGCTTGCAAAAACTTGAAGATGAAGACGATGGCGCGGTGTATTACACCAATATCGCTTGTAAATTACTCGATTTAGATACCGCACGTTGCAGTAATTATGCGAACCGCAAAACGTTTGTGCCGGATTGCATTCAGCTGACCGCTGATCAGGCCGGTGCATTTAAGTGGTTACCGAGCACCTGCGCATACCGCCTCGTATCTGAAGGTAAAGACTTGTTCGTTTGGCACCATTTGGTCTGTGGCAATAGGGATGCAGTGCATACTGAGCGCATCTCACAACTGGGGCGTATGGTCAGTGAGTTGGAGGTGGCGCAAGAGGATTGGGAAAAGCACCTGATATTTAGATCAGGCTAA
- a CDS encoding alpha/beta hydrolase, with amino-acid sequence MISTPKDAGLAYQDVWLKAEDGTNLHAWWIPAQGSEPDSNSMVLYLHGNAENISSHSHSIYWLAKSGVSVLSLDYRGFGASEGKARLPEMLQDLEAAALWMKQEYPGKKLIILGQSIGSVLAINFTAQAAQKYDIHALILDAPLMSIAATARSAMSSNIVGWFIWPFTVLIPSRWDSIKHIESINLPVLIMHSPNDEIIPYKQGKKLYKKWQQAHPEQQLCWLDSKGPHIMSFAFPELRKATLQFIAHQRCQE; translated from the coding sequence TTGATTTCAACCCCGAAAGACGCTGGGCTTGCGTACCAAGATGTCTGGCTTAAAGCAGAAGATGGCACAAATCTGCATGCATGGTGGATACCAGCACAGGGCAGCGAGCCAGACTCGAATAGCATGGTGTTATATTTACACGGTAACGCTGAGAATATCTCCAGCCACAGCCACAGTATCTATTGGTTAGCCAAAAGCGGCGTCAGCGTGCTGTCTCTCGATTACCGTGGCTTTGGTGCCTCTGAAGGCAAAGCTCGGCTACCTGAAATGCTGCAAGATCTCGAAGCCGCAGCACTGTGGATGAAGCAAGAGTACCCAGGAAAAAAACTTATCATCTTGGGGCAAAGTATTGGTTCAGTTCTAGCAATCAACTTTACTGCGCAGGCTGCGCAAAAGTATGACATTCACGCTTTGATTTTAGATGCGCCACTGATGAGTATTGCTGCAACCGCCCGCAGCGCCATGAGCAGCAATATCGTTGGCTGGTTTATTTGGCCTTTTACCGTCTTAATTCCTAGTCGGTGGGACTCAATAAAGCATATAGAAAGCATCAATCTTCCTGTGCTGATTATGCACAGCCCAAACGACGAAATTATTCCATATAAACAGGGCAAAAAACTCTATAAAAAGTGGCAACAGGCTCATCCTGAGCAACAACTATGCTGGCTCGACTCCAAAGGCCCGCATATTATGTCATTCGCATTTCCTGAACTAAGAAAAGCGACGTTGCAGTTCATTGCGCATCAGCGCTGCCAAGAGTAA